A DNA window from Candidatus Abawacabacteria bacterium contains the following coding sequences:
- a CDS encoding glycosyltransferase produces the protein MKSLIAFGGTFMAVSLFLAGHALYNLFFCLKPSKKHAKPNANHGLVTVMIPARNEEKVIEKCLRSIMKQDYPQWEAIIYNDQSSDQTGAIADSLAKEDPRICVMHGKHLPEGWVGKNHGCYQMSQKAKGHWYLFGDSDTVYEPDAISRALATADEHGLEFLSFFPRFDNYTFGERALLPLFYFYVCSFVPLTQITTNPHPHVVAVNGSFILVKQSLYEQIGGHVAVKDKILEDVLMGRHTKSLGHKVGYGDGTSLYSVHMYDNVRGIWEGFSKNAFSFFGWNYLHATLFILFIFIFCFFPFVAIVLGWLNHNLIFLLTGLISGAVYLFTMLVLSFQMRQGLWGVIMFPISIFLSLAVIVNSMIRVATGKGLTWKGRSYAR, from the coding sequence ATGAAAAGTTTAATTGCTTTTGGTGGTACTTTCATGGCAGTTTCATTGTTTTTGGCTGGTCATGCGCTCTATAATTTGTTTTTTTGTCTAAAACCCAGCAAAAAACATGCGAAACCGAATGCCAATCATGGTCTAGTTACTGTAATGATTCCTGCTCGAAATGAAGAGAAGGTAATAGAAAAGTGTTTGCGTTCCATAATGAAGCAGGACTATCCCCAATGGGAGGCGATTATTTACAATGATCAGTCGAGCGATCAAACTGGTGCTATTGCTGATAGCTTGGCCAAAGAGGATCCTCGAATTTGTGTAATGCACGGGAAGCATTTGCCTGAAGGTTGGGTGGGTAAAAATCATGGCTGCTATCAAATGAGTCAAAAGGCAAAAGGACATTGGTATTTATTTGGCGATAGTGACACAGTCTATGAGCCTGATGCTATTAGTCGTGCTTTGGCTACTGCTGATGAGCATGGTTTGGAATTCCTTTCCTTTTTCCCGCGCTTTGACAATTATACCTTTGGGGAAAGGGCACTATTACCGTTATTTTACTTTTATGTGTGTTCTTTTGTCCCTTTAACTCAAATTACCACTAATCCTCATCCGCATGTTGTGGCAGTTAATGGCTCTTTTATCCTAGTTAAGCAATCACTTTACGAACAGATTGGTGGTCATGTGGCTGTGAAAGATAAGATTCTTGAAGATGTGCTTATGGGCAGACATACTAAATCTCTTGGTCACAAAGTGGGCTATGGAGATGGTACATCTTTATATTCAGTCCATATGTATGACAATGTTAGAGGTATTTGGGAGGGATTTAGTAAAAATGCTTTTTCTTTTTTTGGCTGGAATTATTTACATGCTACTTTGTTTATTTTGTTCATCTTTATTTTTTGCTTTTTCCCTTTTGTCGCTATTGTCCTTGGTTGGCTGAATCATAATTTAATATTTTTACTTACCGGTTTAATTAGTGGTGCAGTTTATCTCTTTACTATGTTGGTACTGAGCTTTCAAATGCGTCAAGGATTGTGGGGGGTAATTATGTTCCCGATTAGTATTTTTTTAAGCTTGGCGGTGATTGTAAATTCAATGATTCGAGTAGCTACAGGTAAGGGGCTAACTTGGAAAGGCCGAAGTTATGCGAGATAG